Proteins encoded in a region of the Pieris brassicae chromosome 3, ilPieBrab1.1, whole genome shotgun sequence genome:
- the LOC123707131 gene encoding homeobox protein B-H1-like: protein MTVQRDERDSRAPRTRFMITDILDAAPRDLSAHRDSDSDRSATDSPGVKDDSDDVSSKSCGDAAALAKKQRKARTAFTDHQLQTLEKSFERQKYLSVQDRMELAAKLGLTDTQVKTWYQNRRTKWKRQTAVGLELLAEAGNYAAFQRLYGGYWAGVPAYPAQPAPTADMYYRQAAATAAAAASASANTLQKPLPYRLYPGTPLAGVPPLGLGLPGPSAHLGSLGAPGLGALGYYAQARRTPSPDVDPGSPLPPPRSPVPSERRSDDEDDDETIHV, encoded by the exons ATGACGGTGCAACGAGACGAGCGCGATTCGCGCGCGCCCAGGACTCGCTTCATGATCACTGATATACTGGATGCGGCTCCAAGGGACCTCAGCGCACATCGGGACTCGGACTCGGATCGATCAGCGACGGATTCACCAG GTGTGAAAGACGACTCAGATGACGTATCAAGTAAAAGTTGTGGGGACGCCGCTGCGTTGGCGAAGAAGCAACGGAAAGCACGGACGGCCTTTACAGATCACCAATTACAAACTTTGGAAAAGTCTTTCGAGAGACAGAAGTACCTTAGCGTGCAGGACAGAATGGAACTGGCAGCGAAACTTGGGCTCACGGATACGCAGGTCAAGACCTGGTATCAGAATAGACg gacAAAATGGAAACGTCAAACGGCGGTTGGGTTGGAACTTCTAGCAGAAGCCGGTAACTATGCAGCCTTTCAACGACTCTACGGTGGTTATTGGGCGGGAGTCCCAGCTTATCCCGCCCAGCCAGCGCCCACCGCTGATATGTATTACAGACAGGCGGCTGCTACTGCAGCAGCTGCGGCATCTGCATCAGCAAATACGTTGCAGAAACCTTTACCCTATAG GTTATATCCCGGTACGCCGTTAGCTGGCGTTCCCCCTCTCGGTCTAGGACTCCCTGGCCCTTCAGCCCACCTTGGCTCCCTGGGGGCGCCAGGCCTCGGGGCCTTGGGTTACTACGCCCAAGCCAGACGTACTCCTTCGCCCGACGTCGATCCGGGGAGCCCTTTGCCCCCTCCCAGATCTCCCGTGCCGTCCGAAAGACGATCCGATGACGAAGACGACGATGAAACAATTCACGTATAA